The Leptolyngbya sp. CCY15150 genome contains a region encoding:
- a CDS encoding DNA polymerase III subunit gamma/tau has protein sequence MPYEPLHHKYRPQTFAQLVGQEAIAKTLSSALEQQRIAPAYLFSGPRGTGKTSSARILAKSLNCMTTSRPTAQPCGTCETCRTITRGSALDVIEIDAASNTGVDNIRELIERAQFAPVQCRYKVYVIDECHMLSTAAFNALLKTLEEPPEQVVFVLATTDPQRVLPTIISRCQRFDFRRIPLDAMTQHLMAIARQEQIAIEDDAIQLVSQLAQGGLRDAESLLDQLSLIDESISISHVWDLVGAVPEQDLLNLLRAIAHDDGVAVLEQARQLMNRGREPLIVLQNLASFYRDVLIAKTARDRQDLVAITASTWGELCDFAQDLDLATILAGQQHLRSTEVQVKNTTQPRLWLEVTLLGLLPSAIAPAASPSPRSRPAASIPTPLPAPVPATAAPAPISAPAAPAAPAAPATPIPAAPVATSTPAPASAPVPAPAVSPAAPTPTPAPPAPAPEPDVRQTLADMWLAILDLVEPISTRMLLRQQCTLAAFNGTEARITTRSQPLFRMVKERLPNLEAALGNYFQRPIHIKLDVAAEGSMAPAPPAPPPPAPAPLPAPRTAGSPPVSPAAPAAPAPPVAPKPAAPTPAPAQPASLEPLPWQPEDEVTRAAKFLAETFNGQLVDLDGDLPGDDLPSDDLPGSASEQPQPTAAPKVSTPTPEPAPHPQPPIDFDDDDVPF, from the coding sequence ATGCCCTACGAACCCCTCCACCACAAGTATCGCCCCCAAACTTTTGCCCAACTAGTGGGCCAGGAAGCGATCGCCAAAACTCTCTCCAGTGCGCTAGAGCAACAGCGCATCGCGCCGGCCTACCTATTTTCTGGGCCGCGGGGTACGGGCAAAACCTCCAGCGCCCGCATTTTGGCCAAGTCGCTGAACTGCATGACCACATCGCGCCCCACGGCCCAGCCCTGCGGCACCTGCGAAACCTGCCGCACCATCACCCGGGGCTCGGCCCTAGACGTGATTGAAATTGACGCCGCCAGCAATACCGGGGTAGACAATATTCGCGAACTGATTGAGCGGGCCCAGTTTGCTCCGGTGCAATGTCGCTACAAAGTCTACGTGATTGACGAGTGTCACATGCTGAGCACAGCGGCCTTCAATGCGCTGCTGAAAACCTTGGAGGAACCGCCGGAGCAGGTGGTGTTTGTGTTGGCAACCACCGATCCTCAGCGGGTGCTGCCGACGATCATTTCGCGCTGCCAGCGGTTTGACTTCCGCCGCATTCCCCTCGACGCCATGACCCAGCACCTGATGGCGATCGCCCGTCAGGAACAGATTGCCATTGAGGACGATGCGATTCAGCTTGTGTCCCAGCTCGCCCAGGGGGGGCTACGGGATGCCGAGAGTCTGCTGGATCAACTGAGTTTAATTGACGAATCGATCAGCATCAGCCATGTGTGGGATTTAGTCGGCGCGGTGCCCGAACAGGATTTGCTGAATTTGCTAAGGGCGATCGCTCACGATGACGGCGTTGCGGTGTTGGAACAGGCGCGGCAGTTGATGAACCGGGGACGGGAACCGCTGATTGTGCTGCAAAACCTGGCAAGCTTCTACCGGGATGTCTTGATTGCCAAAACGGCTCGCGATCGCCAAGATCTAGTCGCAATCACCGCATCCACCTGGGGCGAACTGTGCGACTTTGCCCAGGATCTAGATCTCGCGACCATTCTGGCCGGACAGCAGCATCTACGCAGCACCGAAGTGCAGGTGAAAAATACCACCCAACCCCGCCTCTGGCTGGAAGTCACGCTCTTGGGGCTGTTGCCATCAGCGATCGCCCCCGCCGCCAGCCCATCACCAAGATCCAGACCAGCCGCCTCTATCCCCACGCCCCTTCCTGCGCCTGTGCCAGCCACCGCTGCACCCGCACCTATTTCCGCACCTGCCGCACCTGCCGCACCTGCCGCACCCGCCACACCCATACCTGCCGCACCCGTAGCCACATCCACACCAGCTCCCGCCTCCGCACCAGTTCCCGCACCAGCAGTTTCCCCTGCAGCACCCACACCGACTCCAGCGCCACCCGCACCGGCTCCAGAACCCGATGTGCGTCAAACCCTAGCGGACATGTGGCTGGCGATCTTGGATCTAGTTGAACCCATTTCCACCCGTATGCTGCTGCGGCAGCAATGTACCCTAGCCGCCTTCAACGGCACCGAAGCTCGGATCACAACCCGCTCCCAGCCGCTCTTCCGCATGGTCAAGGAGCGCCTGCCAAATCTAGAGGCCGCCCTAGGAAACTATTTCCAACGTCCTATTCACATCAAGCTAGACGTTGCCGCAGAAGGATCCATGGCACCAGCTCCACCAGCTCCACCGCCGCCCGCACCTGCACCGCTACCCGCACCCAGAACGGCCGGATCTCCGCCCGTTTCCCCAGCCGCGCCAGCCGCGCCGGCACCGCCAGTTGCACCTAAGCCTGCAGCACCCACACCGGCACCCGCCCAGCCTGCTTCCCTAGAGCCGCTCCCTTGGCAGCCCGAAGATGAGGTGACGCGGGCCGCCAAGTTCTTAGCAGAAACATTCAATGGGCAATTGGTGGATCTAGACGGTGACTTGCCTGGTGATGACCTACCTAGTGATGATTTGCCTGGCAGTGCTTCTGAGCAACCTCAGCCAACCGCCGCCCCCAAGGTCAGCACCCCGACGCCAGAGCCGGCACCCCATCCCCAGCCACCCATTGATTTTGATGACGATGACGTTCCTTTTTAG
- a CDS encoding geranylgeranyl reductase family protein — MYDCIIVGAGPAGGAAAYHLAKRGRSVLVLEKESLPRYKPCGGGVSPQIAQWFDFDFSPAISMKVKTVRYTWKMEDPVDAEIESTEPVWMVQRDVFDHFLIQKAQEQGAELRDGTEVTGIDFKSDRWQVNTAQGPLEGRYLVAADGAKGPMAQWLGFKERKRRLAGALEVEATQQGQDIDRIYFEFGMVKNGYIWNFPKADGYSISVSTFRGGDPQDFKATLMDYAKMFGVDFSSAKQFVHPLCLWDGDQVLHTQNAVLAGEAACVVDPFTAEGIRPSILTGVKAADAIDAALGGDANALEHYTKVVNEVWGSDMAWAQRLAGVFYRVPGIGYKVGVKRPSATQRMGQILCGELRYGDVANRALKRLSSGLIPGMGGR, encoded by the coding sequence ATGTATGACTGCATCATTGTGGGCGCAGGCCCAGCCGGGGGAGCAGCAGCGTACCATCTGGCTAAACGGGGGCGCTCGGTTCTCGTGCTGGAAAAGGAATCTCTGCCCCGCTACAAGCCTTGTGGTGGTGGTGTTTCTCCGCAGATTGCCCAATGGTTTGATTTTGACTTCTCGCCCGCCATCTCCATGAAAGTGAAGACGGTGCGCTATACCTGGAAAATGGAAGACCCGGTGGATGCGGAAATTGAAAGCACAGAGCCGGTGTGGATGGTGCAGCGAGATGTCTTTGATCACTTTTTGATCCAAAAAGCCCAAGAGCAAGGCGCTGAACTCCGAGATGGCACTGAGGTTACGGGCATTGACTTTAAGAGCGATCGCTGGCAAGTGAACACAGCCCAAGGGCCCTTGGAGGGTCGGTATCTTGTGGCAGCGGATGGCGCAAAAGGGCCCATGGCCCAATGGCTAGGCTTCAAGGAGCGTAAGCGTCGCTTGGCTGGAGCCTTGGAAGTAGAAGCAACCCAGCAAGGGCAGGATATCGACCGAATTTATTTTGAATTCGGCATGGTCAAAAACGGCTATATCTGGAACTTTCCGAAGGCAGATGGTTATTCCATCAGCGTCAGCACATTCCGGGGGGGCGACCCTCAGGACTTTAAAGCTACGTTGATGGACTATGCCAAGATGTTTGGCGTGGATTTCTCCAGTGCCAAGCAGTTTGTCCATCCCCTCTGCCTCTGGGATGGCGATCAGGTGCTGCATACCCAGAATGCAGTCCTGGCAGGGGAAGCCGCCTGCGTGGTGGATCCATTTACCGCTGAAGGGATTCGTCCCTCTATTCTCACTGGCGTGAAGGCAGCGGATGCGATCGATGCGGCCCTGGGAGGCGATGCCAACGCCTTAGAACACTACACTAAGGTGGTCAACGAGGTATGGGGCAGTGATATGGCCTGGGCCCAGCGGTTAGCCGGTGTATTCTACCGGGTGCCGGGGATCGGTTATAAAGTTGGCGTGAAGCGGCCGTCGGCCACCCAACGCATGGGGCAGATTCTCTGCGGTGAGTTGCGCTACGGAGATGTGGCCAACCGAGCGCTGAAGCGGCTCAGTTCTGGTCTGATTCCCGGTATGGGAGGACGTTAG